A region from the Salicibibacter cibarius genome encodes:
- the rpmJ gene encoding 50S ribosomal protein L36, whose protein sequence is MKVRASVKPMCERCKIVRREGTVMVICSNPKHKQKQG, encoded by the coding sequence ATGAAAGTCAGAGCTTCCGTAAAACCGATGTGTGAACGATGTAAAATCGTTCGCCGCGAAGGCACAGTAATGGTGATATGTTCAAACCCGAAGCATAAACAAAAACAAGGTTAA